From one Deltaproteobacteria bacterium genomic stretch:
- the ilvC gene encoding ketol-acid reductoisomerase, which translates to MTTTNSFHVYYEDDADLQLIRGRKVAIIGYGSQGHAHALNLRDNEVDVVVGLPESSKSRAKAEAEGLRVLTPAAAAAYADVVMLLVPDEVAAAVYEQDIAPALKPGDYLVCAHGFNFHFDKIAAPAGVSVFLVAPKGPGHMVRRQFSQGKGVPCLVATLVTGDQKSLQLALSYAKAIGGTRAGVYETTFKEETETDLFGEQAVLCGGLTSLIQLGFETLVENGYSPAMAYFECVHEMKLIVDLIYEGGLAHMRSSISNTAEYGDYTVGPKIIDHSVRERMQKVLENVQSGEFASDWLGENKKGAVNFKAMRTAGANHLMEQVGRELRSRMSFAKPQ; encoded by the coding sequence ATGACAACTACAAACTCGTTCCATGTTTACTATGAAGACGATGCCGACCTCCAACTCATTCGCGGGCGCAAGGTCGCCATCATAGGTTACGGTAGTCAGGGCCATGCTCATGCACTTAACCTGCGCGACAATGAAGTCGATGTGGTCGTAGGGCTGCCTGAGAGCAGCAAATCCAGAGCCAAAGCAGAGGCCGAGGGTCTACGCGTGCTGACCCCAGCTGCGGCAGCGGCCTACGCTGATGTGGTGATGCTACTTGTTCCCGACGAAGTTGCCGCGGCAGTCTACGAGCAGGATATCGCCCCGGCACTTAAGCCTGGTGATTATCTCGTTTGTGCTCATGGATTTAATTTCCACTTTGATAAGATTGCGGCTCCAGCAGGTGTCAGCGTATTCCTCGTTGCTCCCAAAGGTCCTGGGCACATGGTGCGACGCCAGTTTAGTCAAGGTAAGGGTGTGCCCTGTCTAGTTGCAACGCTCGTAACTGGTGACCAAAAATCCCTACAACTAGCGCTCTCTTACGCTAAGGCGATCGGGGGCACCCGTGCTGGCGTATACGAAACCACGTTCAAAGAGGAGACGGAAACGGATCTGTTCGGGGAGCAGGCTGTGCTGTGCGGAGGACTAACAAGCCTCATTCAACTTGGATTCGAGACTCTAGTTGAGAACGGCTACAGTCCAGCCATGGCCTACTTTGAATGCGTTCATGAAATGAAGCTTATTGTAGACCTCATCTACGAGGGCGGACTCGCTCACATGCGATCTTCTATTTCTAACACTGCCGAGTACGGTGACTATACGGTTGGTCCTAAGATTATTGACCACAGTGTTCGTGAACGGATGCAAAAGGTACTCGAAAACGTGCAGAGTGGTGAATTTGCGAGCGATTGGCTCGGAGAAAACAAGAAAGGCGCCGTCAATTTCAAAGCCATGCGCAC
- the ilvB gene encoding biosynthetic-type acetolactate synthase large subunit, producing MTEVISLPTEAKSPSIETITEASTLSGAQILVRELENLGVTHIFGYPGGAAINMFDALYDSSIEVVLVRHEQGATHMADGYARATGHVGVVLVTSGPGALNTVTGLLTAKMDSVPLLVISGQTNSTNLGKDAFQEADVFGTTLPLVKHNHLVLDVEQIAPTVRYAYELAKHGRPGPVLIDIPKDISARKTRYHAQSHGSSAVPSKATHSLNSEQVASCRGLANLLMKSKRPLLLVGHGAVISGAHNLVLQLAEKLGSPVTNTLLGKGGFPESHPLSLGMLGMHGTAYANYATTQCDLILSIGSRFDDRINGCPSEFCPRAKILHIDIDPTEIGRSVRTDAAVVADARLAIAEILQLVDQLDTIAWRQELAAYRKKHPLVVEHSDGIIAGREHRLRAAQVLSAIHRMAPNDSVVTTDVGQHQMWAAQFILTDGHRNWLSSGGAGTMGFGLPAAIGAQFGRPDATVIAVVGDGGFQMVQAELATAAIHKLPIKIVIIDNQCLGMVRQWQQLFYQNRLSSVSMHGNPDFVKLAEAYGIKAFYVDTSTTLDQTITEALAYREGPCLIHAQVQNEDNVWPMIPAGKSAQDMVLAHPKAQLPMPTGST from the coding sequence ATGACCGAGGTAATCTCATTGCCCACCGAGGCCAAGTCCCCGTCCATCGAGACAATCACCGAAGCCAGCACGCTGAGTGGTGCGCAGATTTTGGTCCGGGAACTTGAGAACCTTGGGGTCACGCACATCTTTGGCTACCCCGGCGGTGCTGCAATCAACATGTTCGATGCACTCTACGATTCTTCAATTGAAGTCGTGCTAGTGCGTCACGAGCAGGGCGCCACCCACATGGCAGACGGCTATGCGCGTGCCACCGGTCACGTTGGTGTGGTGCTGGTGACGAGCGGTCCTGGCGCTCTCAATACGGTAACTGGTCTCCTTACAGCTAAGATGGACAGCGTCCCACTATTGGTAATATCTGGCCAAACGAATAGCACAAATCTAGGCAAGGATGCCTTCCAGGAGGCAGACGTTTTTGGGACCACGCTACCACTCGTTAAACATAATCACTTGGTCCTTGATGTCGAACAAATAGCACCGACTGTACGTTATGCTTACGAACTCGCAAAGCATGGACGCCCTGGACCGGTGCTCATCGACATCCCCAAGGATATTTCAGCAAGAAAAACTCGATACCATGCGCAATCTCACGGTAGTTCAGCCGTGCCGTCAAAGGCCACCCACTCATTGAACAGTGAGCAGGTCGCTAGTTGCCGAGGGCTGGCGAATCTCTTGATGAAGAGTAAGCGCCCCCTCTTACTTGTTGGGCATGGAGCTGTGATCTCTGGCGCACACAACTTAGTCCTTCAACTTGCAGAGAAACTGGGAAGTCCAGTCACTAACACGCTGCTCGGTAAGGGCGGCTTTCCTGAGAGCCATCCTTTGTCGCTGGGTATGCTCGGCATGCATGGGACCGCCTATGCCAATTATGCTACAACTCAGTGTGATCTAATCCTGTCTATCGGCTCAAGGTTTGACGACCGTATCAACGGTTGTCCCAGCGAATTTTGCCCTCGTGCCAAGATTCTTCACATCGACATTGATCCGACGGAAATTGGGCGCAGTGTCCGCACAGATGCCGCTGTGGTGGCAGATGCCCGTCTAGCCATTGCTGAGATTCTACAACTTGTGGATCAGCTTGATACCATAGCTTGGCGCCAGGAACTGGCGGCCTACCGCAAAAAGCATCCGCTCGTAGTCGAACATAGCGACGGCATCATCGCAGGCAGGGAACACCGGCTGCGCGCAGCCCAAGTGTTAAGTGCTATTCACCGGATGGCACCTAACGACTCCGTGGTGACCACCGATGTCGGTCAACATCAAATGTGGGCTGCCCAATTTATTCTGACCGATGGGCATCGCAATTGGCTGTCTTCTGGCGGCGCCGGTACGATGGGATTCGGTTTACCAGCAGCCATAGGTGCTCAATTCGGTCGCCCAGACGCCACAGTGATCGCCGTCGTCGGAGACGGTGGTTTTCAAATGGTACAGGCCGAACTGGCAACGGCAGCCATTCACAAGTTGCCCATAAAGATTGTCATCATAGACAACCAATGCCTCGGTATGGTGCGCCAGTGGCAGCAGCTCTTTTATCAAAATCGGCTAAGCAGTGTATCCATGCACGGCAATCCCGATTTTGTTAAGTTAGCAGAGGCATACGGTATCAAGGCATTCTATGTCGATACTTCAACGACACTGGACCAAACTATCACCGAGGCACTTGCCTATCGAGAAGGCCCGTGCCTGATTCACGCACAGGTCCAAAACGAAGATAACGTTTGGCCGATGATACCAGCGGGTAAGTCCGCTCAAGATATGGTCCTCGCCCATCCTAAGGCACAATTACCCATGCCTACAGGGAGTACTTGA
- a CDS encoding branched-chain amino acid aminotransferase — translation MMSTTKTTNSGTTPPGTLGLPPHLSQLVADFELPTSLGFGQVMAPIMVVSDFSDGQWSAPTTVSYQPLVLDPACKSLHYGQLIFEGMKTFRLNDGRVALFRPELNARRFNTSARRMAMPELPEELFLQAVSSLSYHLRSIVPCGHGESLYLRPLMLATDVGLSLKPASTYKFLVIASPSGAYFASGKVTALIERLDARAAPGGTGAYKVAGNYGSSIRADIKATHLNCQQTLWLDAVNKTHIEEFSGMNFFAVIDGALWTPPLCDSILGGVTRDSVIHLAHGMGLRVNEAPIPIETLLAAIRNGTCTELFACGTAAVISPVHALAERDGTVYELPVLEFELSISLKLRKLLVDIQNGAHLTNYDWIRPVTP, via the coding sequence ATGATGAGCACGACGAAAACGACCAATAGTGGAACAACACCCCCAGGCACCCTTGGATTGCCACCACATTTATCCCAGTTGGTGGCAGATTTCGAATTACCAACATCATTAGGCTTTGGCCAAGTGATGGCACCGATCATGGTAGTATCAGATTTTTCTGATGGTCAGTGGTCAGCTCCCACCACGGTATCCTACCAGCCACTGGTTCTGGACCCAGCCTGTAAGTCACTTCATTATGGGCAGCTGATCTTTGAAGGCATGAAAACCTTCAGGCTCAACGATGGGCGCGTGGCGCTCTTTAGACCGGAATTAAATGCCAGGAGATTTAATACTTCAGCGCGTCGCATGGCGATGCCTGAGCTGCCGGAGGAGTTGTTCCTCCAAGCGGTAAGCAGTCTAAGTTATCACTTACGGAGCATCGTGCCGTGTGGCCACGGTGAATCGCTTTACCTGCGTCCATTGATGCTTGCTACGGATGTTGGACTGAGCCTTAAGCCAGCATCCACCTATAAATTCCTGGTGATAGCTAGTCCATCGGGAGCCTATTTTGCCAGTGGTAAAGTGACCGCACTCATTGAGAGACTGGATGCGCGCGCCGCACCTGGAGGCACGGGCGCCTACAAAGTGGCCGGGAATTATGGCTCCAGCATTCGCGCAGACATCAAAGCAACTCATCTCAATTGCCAACAAACTCTCTGGCTCGATGCCGTAAACAAAACTCACATTGAAGAGTTTTCGGGCATGAACTTTTTCGCTGTAATAGACGGTGCACTATGGACACCACCTCTATGCGACTCCATACTTGGCGGAGTCACGCGTGACTCCGTGATCCACTTGGCGCACGGCATGGGACTCCGTGTTAACGAGGCTCCGATTCCTATCGAAACACTCTTAGCAGCGATAAGGAATGGCACCTGCACTGAACTCTTCGCATGTGGCACCGCTGCTGTAATTTCACCAGTACACGCTCTTGCAGAGCGTGACGGCACAGTCTACGAGCTACCGGTATTGGAGTTTGAATTATCCATTAGTTTGAAGCTCCGTAAATTATTGGTAGACATCCAGAACGGTGCACACCTAACAAACTACGATTGGATTAGACCGGTGACCCCATGA
- the ilvA gene encoding threonine ammonia-lyase, biosynthetic has translation MVLKEILKARVYEVAKRTPLERAPAISHELGHQVYLKREDLQPIFSFKIRGAYNRIAALTPDERVRGVICASAGNHGQGVALSAQRLGIPAWVVMPTTTPDIKIQAVARFGAKVILSGDHYSQAYERSLALVASTGATMIHPFDDPLVIAGQGTIGKEILEDLPEVDAIFVPVGGGGLLAGIASYVKELCPDVKIYGVEPRDSDAMARSVEAGERIVLNDVGIFADGVAVKQVGANTFSLSQSLVDGYVRVTTDEICSAIHDIYRETRTLLEPAGALSWAGAKKHLMASQQRSLNVVTISSGANMNFQRLQFVAERAMTGAGLECLYAVRLAERPGSLKALCSDILGGRSITEFNYRKSGPDDAFILLGIATQKPSDHGIFTKQLRDKGYFFTDLTSNDLAKEHVRHMVGGRAQHVSAEELYSFVFPERPGALANFLNTMSGGWNISLFHYRSHGADYGRVLIAFEVLREEREDFERHLINSGYPFKRETDNPAYTLLL, from the coding sequence ATTGTGTTGAAAGAGATTCTAAAGGCACGGGTATACGAAGTAGCTAAGCGGACGCCGCTCGAGCGCGCACCCGCCATTTCCCACGAACTGGGCCATCAGGTGTATCTCAAGAGAGAGGACCTGCAACCCATATTTTCCTTCAAAATACGGGGGGCTTACAATCGTATCGCAGCGCTGACGCCAGACGAGCGGGTACGCGGAGTCATCTGTGCCTCTGCGGGCAATCATGGGCAAGGTGTAGCCCTCTCGGCGCAAAGACTAGGGATACCGGCTTGGGTAGTCATGCCGACGACGACTCCGGATATTAAAATTCAGGCCGTAGCGCGCTTTGGAGCAAAGGTCATTCTATCCGGTGATCACTATTCCCAGGCCTACGAGCGTTCCCTGGCGCTAGTGGCATCCACTGGCGCCACCATGATCCACCCATTTGATGACCCCCTGGTCATCGCCGGCCAGGGCACGATTGGTAAGGAGATCCTTGAGGATTTACCCGAAGTTGACGCTATATTTGTCCCAGTGGGTGGCGGCGGTCTCCTTGCCGGGATAGCATCCTACGTTAAGGAACTATGCCCCGACGTGAAGATTTACGGTGTCGAGCCGCGGGATAGTGATGCCATGGCCCGTTCGGTCGAGGCGGGTGAGCGGATCGTTCTGAATGACGTAGGAATATTCGCGGATGGTGTCGCCGTCAAACAGGTGGGAGCAAACACTTTTAGCTTAAGTCAGTCTTTGGTTGATGGCTACGTTAGGGTCACAACGGACGAAATTTGCTCCGCAATTCATGATATTTATCGCGAAACGCGCACGCTACTGGAACCAGCCGGGGCCTTATCTTGGGCTGGCGCCAAGAAGCATTTGATGGCCAGCCAACAACGGAGCCTGAATGTCGTCACTATCAGTTCGGGCGCAAACATGAACTTTCAAAGGCTCCAGTTTGTCGCCGAACGCGCCATGACAGGAGCTGGTCTCGAGTGTCTCTATGCCGTGCGCTTGGCTGAACGTCCGGGCAGTCTCAAAGCGCTTTGCTCTGATATCCTGGGTGGTCGCAGTATCACGGAATTCAATTACCGCAAAAGTGGACCAGACGATGCTTTTATCCTACTTGGTATAGCAACGCAAAAACCTAGTGATCACGGCATTTTTACAAAACAATTACGAGATAAAGGGTACTTTTTTACCGATCTGACCTCTAACGATTTAGCCAAAGAACATGTGCGCCACATGGTGGGCGGCAGGGCGCAGCACGTGAGTGCCGAGGAGCTATATAGTTTCGTGTTCCCTGAGCGTCCGGGAGCATTGGCTAATTTCCTTAACACTATGAGTGGGGGCTGGAACATTTCCCTGTTTCACTACCGCTCCCACGGCGCCGATTATGGTCGTGTGCTGATTGCCTTTGAGGTGCTTAGAGAGGAGCGCGAAGACTTCGAGCGGCACTTGATTAACAGTGGATACCCGTTTAAGAGGGAAACTGACAACCCGGCATACACACTACTTTTGTAA
- a CDS encoding MFS transporter, producing the protein MARPIYSIPVLLLAGVQLSHVLDFVILMPLGPMLTRALGISTQSFSWLVSVYTLSAALSCLLAAFVMDRFDRKKVLVLIYSGLVLGTFMCAASTNFELLLAARVITGFFGGLLQSIILAIVGDIVPADHRGRATGTIMAAFAVSSVVGVPLGLAIANKYGWQATFFAIAGFSLVNLGLVMWRVPKLDGHIGTDDKSSIASEFANLMKSPTTWTAWMLIISMMSVFGMFPFISQFIVQILGIDESRLPQIYLVQGLATMIAAPLMGRLSDLFGAKKVFIICSVLSTFFVTWFTHLETATLLTVITLNTVMAAIGIGRMTPSMDLISRSVIARKRGSFMTLVAAVQQLAASGAAYAGGVILSGHKGMAAFPVVGLLVAATMALSVGVSAKMITVE; encoded by the coding sequence TTGGCACGTCCAATATATTCGATTCCGGTCTTACTACTGGCAGGCGTACAACTGTCGCATGTTCTTGATTTTGTAATTCTCATGCCACTTGGTCCTATGTTGACGCGGGCACTTGGTATCAGCACCCAGAGCTTTTCTTGGTTGGTCTCTGTTTACACTTTGAGTGCGGCTTTGAGCTGCTTACTGGCCGCATTCGTTATGGATCGCTTTGACCGCAAGAAAGTTCTAGTTCTCATCTACAGTGGACTGGTTTTAGGCACGTTCATGTGCGCAGCTAGTACAAATTTCGAACTACTGCTTGCAGCAAGGGTGATCACTGGATTTTTCGGCGGACTATTGCAATCCATCATACTCGCGATCGTCGGCGACATCGTACCGGCAGACCACCGCGGGCGAGCAACCGGTACGATCATGGCAGCTTTTGCCGTTTCCTCAGTAGTCGGCGTGCCGCTTGGACTTGCTATCGCCAACAAGTACGGTTGGCAGGCGACCTTTTTCGCGATTGCCGGATTCAGCCTCGTCAACTTGGGCTTAGTCATGTGGCGCGTACCTAAACTCGATGGGCATATCGGCACTGACGACAAGTCTTCGATAGCTAGTGAATTCGCTAATCTGATGAAAAGTCCTACGACCTGGACCGCATGGATGCTCATAATCTCTATGATGAGCGTATTCGGTATGTTTCCGTTTATCAGCCAATTTATAGTTCAGATTTTAGGGATCGACGAGTCGCGCCTACCACAAATTTATCTAGTACAGGGTTTAGCGACCATGATCGCGGCTCCCTTGATGGGTCGATTGTCGGACCTTTTCGGAGCCAAAAAAGTTTTCATCATCTGCTCCGTACTATCTACGTTCTTTGTGACCTGGTTCACCCACTTAGAGACGGCGACGCTACTTACGGTTATCACACTAAACACTGTCATGGCAGCCATCGGTATCGGCCGAATGACCCCCTCTATGGACCTTATTAGCCGTAGTGTGATCGCCAGAAAAAGGGGCAGCTTCATGACTTTGGTAGCAGCCGTCCAGCAGCTTGCTGCTAGTGGCGCTGCCTACGCCGGCGGGGTGATCCTTAGCGGCCATAAAGGCATGGCGGCATTTCCCGTGGTGGGATTATTGGTGGCGGCTACAATGGCTCTTTCAGTTGGCGTCAGCGCCAAGATGATAACCGTCGAGTGA